A portion of the Lolium rigidum isolate FL_2022 chromosome 1, APGP_CSIRO_Lrig_0.1, whole genome shotgun sequence genome contains these proteins:
- the LOC124679414 gene encoding 60S ribosomal protein L38, whose amino-acid sequence MPKQIHEIKDFLLTARRKDARSVRIKRSKDAVKFKVRCSRYLYTLCVFDTEKANKLKQSLPPGLSVQEI is encoded by the exons ATG CCGAAGCAGATCCATGAGATCAAGGACTTCCTTCTCACCGCGAGGAGGAAGGACGCCCGGTCCGTGAGGATCAAGAGGAGCAAAGACGCTGTCAAGTTCAAGGTCCGCTGCTCGAGGTACCTGTACACCCTCTGCGTCTTCGACACCGAGAAGGCGAACAAGCTGAAGCAGTCTCTGCCACCAG GTTTGTCAGTCCAGGAGATCTGA